Genomic segment of Vibrio natriegens NBRC 15636 = ATCC 14048 = DSM 759:
GCCGAGATGCCGAGTCGCAAATGATGATGGTGACCAATAATGTGAACACGCATCGTGGGGCGATTTGGGCGCTGGGTTTACTGGCTACATCCGCAGGGATGCTGGGTGAAAACGCAACGTCAAATGATCTGTGTGTGGTCGCCGGGCGCATCGCTTGTTTGCCGGATAAATTCGTCAAACAGACGTGGAGTAAAGGACTTAAGGCCACACGCCAATATCAGATCAACGGCGCTCGAGAGCAAGCTCAGAATGGGTTTCCTGCCATTTTAGACATCGCGTTTCCGGCTCTTTTCACCAGTCGGCAGAGTGGTGACTCTGAACCTCTTGCGCAGTTGAATGCGTTAGTAGCCCTGATGGCAGAACTGACCGATACGTGCGTGCTATCCAGATCTGGAATGAAGGGGTTAACACTGATGCAACAAGGCGCGAATGACATCATTCATGTTGGTGGAGTGGCGACGGCGTCAGGCTTTAGCAAGCTCATCGAATTGAACAGAGACATGGTTGCTATCAATGCTTCTCCGGGAGGCGCAGCTGATCTGTTAGCGGCGACACTCTTTGTCGATGCGATAGCAAATCGTAGCATCATTTTGGTTGATCAATGATTCCAGTTCATTGATTTATAAAGGAGATTATTAGCAATGGAACAACTGCAATTTACTTATCCCGGCCAGCACTCAGTTTCCAAAAACGTGCGGGTGGGTAATGTTGGGTCTGGTGACTTAGAAGTTTTGCTGCAACCAAACTCAAATCCACAAATCGACGTGAATATTTCGACTTCAATTAACCATCGTCATGAAGTTTGGCACGTGATTTTATCGCGTGCGTTTGAAGAGGTGAACGAAGCGATGACGGTCACCATTAATGATTTTGGCGCGACTCCCGGCGTGATTAACCTCAGGCTGGCTCAGGCACTCGAGCAGCTTGAGGAACAAATGAATCCTTCGTTCGATAACTCGGTAATGGGTCGCTCTTTTGTCGAAATGCCAGTACGTCAGCGTTGCCAGTTTCTGTTCGATGAAGGTTCAGTTACGGAGCTTTTGGGTTGTGAAGCACAGTTAACGTCCCCATGGCTACCTAAGCAAGGCATCGTTTCACAAAGTGATGATGGCGCGATTGTGATGCTAGGAAAAATTGATGGTCAGCGCGCCGTTGTTCTCGGAATAGAAGGTGGGTTTCAGGGCGGCGCGATTGGTGAAGTTTCTGGTGCAAAAATGGCAGCCGCTCTTGATCTCGCCCTGCAAGACAATCAACGCGGTGTAAAAACCCAAGTGGTCATTGTACTTGAAACCGGCGGTGTCCGATTACAGGAAGCCAATCTTGGTTTGGCAGCCATTGCCGATATCCACTCAGCTATTATCGGGCTAAATGATTATGTCCCTGTGGTGGGGATTGTGGCCGGAGCCGTGGGTTGTTTTGGTGGAATGTCGATAGCGGCGGGACTTTGCAGCAAGCTTATCGTCACCCGTGAAGCGCGACTTGGTTTGAATGGCCCTGCCGTTATTGAACAGGAAGCGGGGATCGCGGAATACGACGCTTCCGATCGACCTTTTATCTGGGGAATCACCGGTGGTGAGCAGAGATATCGAAGTAATTTGGTCGATCATTTAGTTGAAGATGATGCAAACGTGATTAAACAACAGCTTGTTGAGACACTTCAATCTGGCAAGCCACCAACAACCCGTAGTGAACAAATTGACCACTATTTATCGATATTGAATCAGGTAGATACAT
This window contains:
- a CDS encoding triphosphoribosyl-dephospho-CoA synthase; protein product: MSHIAQKVRPNWEEYTTISPLANQIGLLARDALVAEVMLSPKPGLVDQWNNGSHSDLTVELMVRSANCLAPYFAQMAAEGQRYHSDQTTDSLLDLRERIGRIGRDAESQMMMVTNNVNTHRGAIWALGLLATSAGMLGENATSNDLCVVAGRIACLPDKFVKQTWSKGLKATRQYQINGAREQAQNGFPAILDIAFPALFTSRQSGDSEPLAQLNALVALMAELTDTCVLSRSGMKGLTLMQQGANDIIHVGGVATASGFSKLIELNRDMVAINASPGGAADLLAATLFVDAIANRSIILVDQ
- a CDS encoding biotin-independent malonate decarboxylase subunit beta, whose product is MEQLQFTYPGQHSVSKNVRVGNVGSGDLEVLLQPNSNPQIDVNISTSINHRHEVWHVILSRAFEEVNEAMTVTINDFGATPGVINLRLAQALEQLEEQMNPSFDNSVMGRSFVEMPVRQRCQFLFDEGSVTELLGCEAQLTSPWLPKQGIVSQSDDGAIVMLGKIDGQRAVVLGIEGGFQGGAIGEVSGAKMAAALDLALQDNQRGVKTQVVIVLETGGVRLQEANLGLAAIADIHSAIIGLNDYVPVVGIVAGAVGCFGGMSIAAGLCSKLIVTREARLGLNGPAVIEQEAGIAEYDASDRPFIWGITGGEQRYRSNLVDHLVEDDANVIKQQLVETLQSGKPPTTRSEQIDHYLSILNQVDTSVQATPTQVCSDLAGGEADE